One region of Aminobacterium colombiense DSM 12261 genomic DNA includes:
- the lpdA gene encoding dihydrolipoyl dehydrogenase, producing MAHSITMPKPGLTMTEGPAPIAEPLPSVGEQKKHVVIIGGGPGGYVAAIRASQLGARVTLVEKKRLGGVCLNVGCIPTKVLLHSVELFTAIKKASHLGIVAEKVSVDWNALMKRKEKVVDHLTGGVGILLKSNDVEVIDGFAKFLSPRSVGVKLKDGGETRIEADSFIIATGSEPVIPAIRGFDIPGVITSNEALSLEKVPSSMVVVGGGVIGMEFASIYASLGTKVTVVEMLPDILLNMDEELVQIIKGVLARSKVVFHTSSKVTEVKERAGVLAVSVESPDGTVTVEAEKVLVSVGRRPVINGLGLEKAGVITEKGRIRVDSYLRTNVSHIYGIGDCASPIMLAHVASREGIVAAENIMGRSVTMDYKTVPSAIYTSPEIASVGLTERQAREKGFKVKVGRFPLANNGKCIIMNDIDGLVKYVIHEKYNEILGVHIIGPRATDLIVEGALALRLEATAEEIISTIHAHPTIGEALAEGALAALGRVIHLPAKK from the coding sequence ATGGCACATTCTATAACAATGCCGAAACCCGGCTTGACAATGACAGAAGGTCCAGCTCCCATAGCAGAACCCCTTCCTTCTGTTGGAGAGCAAAAGAAACATGTGGTTATCATTGGGGGAGGTCCGGGAGGGTATGTAGCAGCCATTCGCGCTTCTCAGCTGGGCGCCCGTGTGACCCTTGTGGAGAAAAAACGTCTTGGAGGAGTATGCCTTAACGTGGGCTGCATCCCTACAAAGGTTCTTCTACATTCAGTAGAACTTTTTACAGCCATCAAGAAGGCATCCCATCTTGGAATTGTTGCAGAGAAGGTTTCAGTGGATTGGAATGCCCTCATGAAGCGAAAAGAGAAGGTTGTGGATCACCTGACAGGCGGTGTTGGCATTTTACTGAAATCCAATGATGTAGAAGTAATTGATGGCTTCGCGAAGTTTTTATCCCCTCGCTCTGTGGGTGTAAAACTGAAGGATGGCGGGGAAACCAGAATTGAGGCCGATTCTTTTATTATCGCTACAGGATCCGAGCCTGTAATTCCTGCCATACGGGGGTTTGATATTCCAGGTGTTATTACCAGCAATGAGGCCTTAAGCCTGGAAAAAGTGCCTTCGTCAATGGTTGTAGTTGGCGGAGGAGTTATTGGGATGGAGTTTGCATCGATCTATGCTTCTTTGGGAACGAAAGTTACTGTGGTAGAAATGCTGCCAGACATTCTTCTTAATATGGATGAGGAATTGGTTCAGATCATTAAAGGAGTTCTCGCCCGTTCAAAGGTTGTTTTTCACACATCTTCTAAAGTGACAGAAGTAAAGGAGAGGGCGGGCGTGCTGGCAGTCAGCGTTGAAAGTCCTGATGGAACAGTGACCGTAGAGGCCGAAAAGGTGCTTGTATCTGTAGGACGCCGCCCTGTTATCAATGGCCTTGGGCTTGAAAAAGCCGGAGTCATAACAGAGAAGGGGCGTATCCGTGTTGATTCTTATCTCCGCACCAACGTGAGTCACATTTATGGAATAGGTGATTGCGCTTCTCCCATAATGCTGGCTCATGTGGCCTCTCGTGAGGGAATTGTAGCTGCGGAGAACATTATGGGAAGGTCTGTTACCATGGATTATAAAACTGTTCCCAGCGCAATCTACACCTCACCAGAGATAGCGTCGGTCGGGCTCACTGAGAGGCAGGCTCGGGAAAAGGGGTTTAAGGTGAAGGTCGGGCGGTTCCCCCTGGCTAATAACGGAAAGTGCATTATTATGAATGACATTGATGGATTGGTGAAGTACGTGATCCATGAGAAGTACAATGAAATTTTGGGTGTACATATCATAGGGCCAAGGGCCACAGATCTTATTGTGGAGGGAGCTTTGGCCCTTCGTCTGGAGGCCACGGCGGAGGAGATTATTTCTACAATCCATGCCCATCCCACCATAGGAGAAGCTTTGGCAGAAGGGGCTCTGGCAGCCTTGGGGCGGGTTATTCACCTGCCAGCAAAAAAATAG
- a CDS encoding dihydrolipoamide acetyltransferase family protein, whose translation MATLVTMPKLGLTMNSGSVSEWKKKEGDAVKKGEILFIAATDKLTFDVESPEEGFLLAIIVNINEEVSVGSPLAVIGEKGEDYSPLIGVSPELTSKGFIKASPLAKKTARDLGVDISQVHGSGPEGRIVKKDVVAFAESPSAYEKVKASPMAERMAAELGVDLAAIEKQGRIMKEDVMTTVSSLPSRILAEDRRIPLSNMRRVIGERMLLSTTSIPAVSYNMEVDFTFLIAFRKSVKVAVSKQGVKISYNHIFMKICAQALMEHPMANASLEGQEVILHGNANIGLAVALEGGLVVPNVKGVQTKSLSQLAVETEDLVARARANQLELEEIQGGTFTITNMGMFGLHSFTPIVNPPEACILAINTIVDRPVVIDGELKVRPMAMLSLSADHRLLDGADAAKFLARIKELAENPYLLLL comes from the coding sequence ATGGCTACGCTGGTAACCATGCCAAAATTAGGACTCACCATGAACAGCGGTTCTGTCTCTGAGTGGAAAAAAAAGGAAGGGGATGCTGTCAAGAAGGGAGAGATCCTATTTATCGCCGCTACGGATAAATTGACCTTTGATGTAGAATCGCCGGAAGAAGGATTCTTACTGGCCATTATTGTGAATATCAACGAAGAGGTCTCTGTGGGTTCTCCTCTCGCTGTCATAGGAGAAAAAGGTGAAGATTACTCGCCCCTTATAGGTGTTTCTCCAGAGCTGACTTCAAAAGGTTTCATCAAAGCATCCCCCCTGGCGAAAAAAACGGCCAGAGACCTTGGAGTTGATATATCTCAGGTTCATGGGAGCGGGCCAGAGGGGCGTATTGTAAAAAAAGATGTAGTAGCCTTCGCTGAAAGCCCATCTGCCTATGAGAAGGTCAAGGCGTCGCCAATGGCAGAACGTATGGCTGCAGAGCTTGGTGTGGATCTTGCTGCCATTGAGAAGCAGGGGCGTATTATGAAAGAAGATGTCATGACCACTGTTTCCTCTCTTCCATCTCGCATTTTAGCAGAGGACCGTCGTATTCCTCTGTCAAACATGAGGAGGGTCATTGGCGAGAGAATGCTTCTTTCCACAACGTCCATTCCGGCAGTCTCATACAATATGGAAGTTGACTTTACATTTCTTATAGCTTTCAGAAAGAGTGTGAAAGTGGCTGTTTCGAAACAGGGCGTGAAAATCTCTTACAATCATATTTTCATGAAAATATGTGCTCAGGCTCTTATGGAGCATCCCATGGCCAATGCCTCCCTTGAAGGGCAGGAAGTAATTCTTCACGGAAATGCAAATATCGGATTGGCTGTTGCTCTGGAAGGCGGCCTTGTAGTTCCTAATGTGAAGGGGGTTCAAACTAAATCCCTCTCCCAGCTTGCTGTAGAAACAGAAGATCTTGTGGCCAGGGCGCGTGCTAACCAGCTTGAACTGGAAGAGATTCAGGGCGGAACCTTTACTATTACAAATATGGGAATGTTTGGCTTACACAGTTTTACTCCCATAGTGAATCCACCAGAAGCATGTATTTTGGCTATTAATACTATTGTGGATCGTCCAGTAGTCATAGACGGAGAACTTAAGGTTCGCCCTATGGCCATGCTCTCCCTTAGCGCAGACCATCGCCTTCTGGATGGGGCAGATGCCGCTAAATTTCTCGCCAGGATTAAGGAACTTGCAGAAAATCCCTACCTGTTGCTTTTGTAG